From Xenopus laevis strain J_2021 chromosome 7L, Xenopus_laevis_v10.1, whole genome shotgun sequence, one genomic window encodes:
- the LOC108695911 gene encoding toll-like receptor 13, which yields MRPYHSTSQIAALMTLILQHISLTAGYGYGKCSLEGIHTEYANCVGQSIVPLAKAIEDLPCRTRVLNASENEISEIDGYSFSHLSELQELVLSKNKVGRVDTWAFDNLNHLLILDLSYNLIQSLDTVDLTNLRSLQIFDLSHNRIHTIQRGTFRPLGALQELDLSFNKVSDFRPVTNAVAELPDFLRLRLCSNFIADLKSEQSLMVLPSLQSLNLCNNSISALDFTFYFMPSLMELNVTKNNMSALNKSSFGNLPMLSKVTFDENSLNISQLLGIVLTNLTEFHWSSMHPALQHDPASACQVFQTFPKLKLLDIKHSKIVSANLSVIGRCTNLTSLILTTSPLRRIKEKDLQNFKSLEVLYLDKCKLQAISSTAWMGLKAIHTLILERNQLTVLENSLFSPLIGLQYLDLSKNYLTHLNEKAFYGLRRLKYLGLKGCKITEVTRNSFKYLTNLHVLNLQDNSLSVIKPNAYHYLKKLETLLLSGNKILTIQKNGLKGLNSLKELSLARNNIYKLTNNTFKELKSVRSLDLSRNQLWHLHKLQSPCPFLKLTHLEMLDASYQTTNNLHIPPTLFQGLQSLKVLKLQGNPSLFFKNISFVFLLNLTELDMSSTVYTMTEPPISFKKELFNRLGQLRILTLDNNGIQVLPEDIFANVPLLERISLRYNRLTNVSEAILKNVPKLTYFDVYMNTLSCSCDNYWFQNWSISSTEVQIPYIQSYKCFGIGSNDVLFENQDFSFCNGNGYYYFLGSFMITFSFLIVTLLMVKLKWTVRYLYCMLEVWFQWKLETKEKAYEYDAYISYCEDDEIWVTEKLLYMLEVQGPRKYKLCFKPRDFIPGLYQLDNIQDAITNSRKTLCVVSRKYLQSEWCREEMQLACSWSFSYKEDVLVMVLLEEIPDYRLSAYHKLRKLIKQNTYIDWPEDPWGEEVFWLKLRKALDGGVCEENNIQLCD from the exons ATGAGGCCTTACCATTCAACATCCCAAATTGCTGCCCTGATGACACTGATACTTCAACATATATCATTGACGGCAGGTTATGGTTACGGGAAGTGCTCTCTGGAGGGTATTCATACAGAATATGCTAACTGTGTAGGGCAGAGCATTGTCCCTTTGGCAAAAGCCATTGAAGACCTTCCTTGTCGAACGAGAGTGTTGAATGCATCTGAAAATGAAATCAGCGAGATCGACGGTTACTCCTTTTCTCATCTGTCTGAATTACAAGAGCTCGTGCTGAGTAAAAACAAAGTTGGTCGAGTGGACACTTGGGCTTTCGATAACCTAAACCATCTTCTTATCCTTGACCTGAGTTATAATTTGATTCAGTCGTTGGATACAGTGGATCTGACAAACCTCAGAAGTCTTCAAATATTTGACCTAAGTCACAACAGAATACACACGATCCAACGTGGGACCTTTAGACCTTTAGGAGCTCTACAAGAACTTGATCTATCGTTTAATAAGGTATCTGATTTTAGACCAGTGACCAATGCAGTGGCAGAGCTGCCAGATTTTTTAAGACTTCGTTTGTGCTCTAATTTTATAGCAGATTTGAAAAGTGAGCAAAGTTTGATGGTCCTCCCATCTCTACAATCTTTAAACCTGTGCAATAATTCTATTTCTGCCTTGGACTTCACATTCTACTTCATGCCAAGTCTAATGGAGCTCAATGTCACAAAAAATAATATGTCTGCCTTGAACAAGAGCTCCTTCGGCAACTTGCCCATGTTGTCTAAAGTAACTTTTGACGAGAACTCTTTAAACATTTCACAGTTATTAGGAATCGTTCTCACCAACCTGACGGAATTTCATTGGTCGAGCATGCACCCGGCTCTCCAGCATGACCCGGCATCTGCTTGCCAGGTGTTCCAAACATTCCCGAAATTAAAGTTGTTGGATATCAAACATTCCAAAATCGTAAGTGCTAACCTATCCGTTATTGGTAGGTGCACTAACTTGACTTCTCTTATTCTTACAACAAGTCCTCTCCGCAGAATCAAAGAAAAGGATCTACAAAATTTCAAGTCTCTTGAGGTACTTTATCTTGACAAGTGTAAACTACAAGCAATTTCTAGTACAGCATGGATGGGTCTTAAGGCTATTCATACTCTAATACTTGAGAGAAATCAACTAACTGTCCTAGAAAATTCATTGTTCTCCCCCTTAATTGGCCTTCAGTATTTGGACCTATCAAAGAACTACTTGACACACCTTAATGAAAAGGCATTTTATGGCCTCAGACGTCTAAAATACCTTGGTCTTAAAGGATGTAAAATAACAGAGGTAACAAGGAACAGTTTCAAGTATTTAACAAACCTTCATGTCTTGAATTTGCAAGACAACAGTTTATCAGTCATTAAGCCCAATGCCTATCACTACCTTAAAAAGCTAGAAACCCTTTTGCTCTCAGGTAACAAAATTTtaacaattcagaaaaatggTCTGAAAGGTCTCAACTCCCTGAAGGAGCTCTCACTGGCCAGAAATAATATCTACAAACTCACCAATAATACTTTTAAAGAGCTTAAATCAGTCAGGAGTTTGGATCTCAGCAGAAACCAGCTGTGGCATCTGCACAAACTTCAGTCTCCTTGTCCATTTCTAAAGCTTACACATTTGGAAATGTTGGATGCAAGTTATCAGACAACAAATAACCTTCATATTCCTCCCACATTATTTCAAGGTCTACAGTCTCTTAAAGTACTGAAGCTCCAAGGAAACCCAagtctgttttttaaaaacatatcatttgtgtttcttttaaaCTTGACCGAATTAGATATGTCATCAACGGTCTATACAATGACGGAACCTCCAATTAGTTTTAAGAAAGAATTATTCAACAGGCTTGGTCAACTTAGGATTCTTACACTGGACAACAATGGGATCCAAGTTCTTCCAGAAGACATATTTGCTAATGTACCCCTGTTGGAACGCATATCTTTAAGGTACAACAGACTGACCAACGTTAGTGAAGCTATATTGAAAAATGTGCCTAAACTGACTtattttgatgtttacatgaataCTCTTTCCTGCTCTTGTGATAACTATTGGTTTCAGAATTGGTCTATAAGTAGCACAGAGGTCCAGATACCCTATATTCAGTCATATAAATGTTTTGGCATAGGTTCCAACGACGTGCTCTTCGAAAATCAAGACTTTAGTTTTTGCAATGGAAATGGCTACTACTACTTTCTTGGAAGTTTCatgataacattttcttttttgattgTGACTCTTCTAATGGTCAAGCTAAAATGGACTGTGAGGTATCTTTATTGTATGCTAGAAGTGTGGTTTCAGTGGAAACTTGAGACGAAGGAGAAAGCATACGAGTATGACGCTTACATTTCTTACTGCGAAGATGATGAGATATGGGTAACGGAAAAGTTACTGTATATGTTGGAAGTCCAAGGACCACGTAAATATAAGCTGTGCTTCAAGCCGAGAGACTTTATTCCAGGATTATACCAACTTGACAACATTCAGGATGCTATCACTAACAGCCGCAAGACTTTGTGTGTGGTCAGCAGAAAGTATTTGCAAAGTGAATGGTGCAGAGAGGAGATGCAATTGGCCTGCTCTTGGtccttctcctataaggaagaTGTCCTTGTCATGGTGCTCCTAGAAGAAATTCCAGATTACAG ACTTTCGGCCTACCACAAACTCAGGAAGCTGATAAAGCAAAACACATACATTGACTGGCCCGAGGACCCCTGGGGAGAAGAAGTCTTTTGGTTAAAGCTCCGGAAAGCATTGGATGGAGGGGTGTGTGAAGAGAATAATATTCAGTTGTGTGACTGA